In one window of Bemisia tabaci chromosome 6, PGI_BMITA_v3 DNA:
- the LOC109042452 gene encoding RNA polymerase II subunit A C-terminal domain phosphatase has product MGANRTVVVLPTSKSAKIVKWKVSEGTIVYEGRVILLYDLNTNGDEGGQKRLKATEVGTVRRLIAKEGEILEPGQPLLEIEKGCSHPTVINDLCAECGADLRKQEVTTPHASVPMVHSVPELKVSEEQAEYLGKADEERLLKAKKLVLLVDLDQTLIHTTNDNIPNNIKDVYHFQLYSQHSPWYHTRLRPGTHDFLTHISEFYELHICTFGARNYAHMIAHFLDPDGKFFSHRILSRDECFDPNSKTANLKALFPVGDRLVCIIDDREDVWNYAPNLIHVKPYHFFQHTGDINAPPGLTKRENDESESGFDFSTLVKGITMKKKELKPPKLSSESETEDGELKEAVKFRKSVKGKGKRQSEGKKCSESDSDFPSSESNSNDEKYSSKTTEPKKALTVIKEEGEEVPEKMADETSKSEVSPVESSENSEECVSKGDTTVKEDETAGIEDLKKPCESVNLTESSESVTAITDTAVVDKVNEDSSPTKNESEIKNEGKSVELDSEEITPLEVNEDTSSKILGQETKSNVNEASCNDTSSIDQSIKEDDACEERKMEVDDKAVLSEVKAQENQSLKESSDLDTNKMEIDKNEDSSGSDLFDKDRLELSDSDNERRLLELSSSGEEEKLDSNLGNDENGKRKKKEKRVKFTDEKIESNLVELEETDDYLLYLEEILKTIHKSFYAEYEATQVAPDLKSIIPKVKKQVLAGSYLVFSGIIPTHVELETTRAYMVAVSLGAVVTKEIDENTTHVVAVRNGTAKVNAARRKRHIKIVTADWLWLCAERWEKVDERLYPVMGCENRSSRHPPAHCSSPEHSPNREIPNPKVPQSNFPVPNDRFMDSINPLMSFSSEDIATMAGEVEDILGSSESDSEEKTVGPSQVIETLAQSQDSSNSSSSSGDSLTGENVRGWCSRKRRREATDTEVDADIDDEEEESLSTKFRRGEALPSDLDLGDGDDDDSVGSDEPPDEISDGDWNMLGAALEKEFLEGD; this is encoded by the exons ATGGGCGCTAATCGTACCGTCGTCGTGCTTCCCACGTCAAAATCGGCCAAAATTGTGAAGTGGAAAGTTAGTGAAGGGACAATTGTGTACGAGGGGCGTGTTATTTTGTTGTATGATTTAAATACAAATGGTGACGAAGGTGGACAGAAGAGATTGAAAGCAACCGAGGTCGGAACTGTTCGCAGGCTCATCGCCAAGGAGGGGGAAATTCTTGAACCAGG GCAGCCGTTGCTAGAAATTGAGAAGGGTTGCTCACATCCAACAGTCATCAACGATCTCTGTGCTGAATGCGGTGCCGATCTCCGTAAGCAAGAGGTTACCACTCCGCATGCCTCTGTGCCAATGGTACATAGTGTCCCTGAGCTGAAAGTTAGTGAAGAG CAAGCTGAATACCTGGGCAAAGCTGATGAAGAAAGGCTTTTAAAAGCAAAGAAACTAGTCCTTCTTGTAGATTTAGATCAGACACTAATCCACACAACAAATGATAATATTCCGAATAACAtcaaa GATGTGTATCACTTCCAGTTGTACAGTCAGCACTCCCCTTGGTACCACACTAGATTGCGGCCCGGAACGCATGATTTTCTGACGCACATTAGTGAATTTTATGAGTTACACATTTGCACTTTTGGAGCTCGGAATTATGCTCATATGATTGCTCATTTTTTAGATCCAGATGGAAAATTTTTCTCGCATCGAATATTATCCAGAGATGAATGTTTCGACCCAAATTCTAAAACAGCAAACTTGAA agCATTGTTTCCTGTTGGGGATAGATTGGTGTGTATAATTGATGACCGTGAAGATGTATGGAACTATGCTCCTAATTTAATTCATGTCAAaccttatcatttttttcaacataCTGGTGACATCAATGCTCCGCCTGGTCTAACcaaaagggaaaatgatgaatcaGAGAGTGGATTTGATTTTTCAACTCTCGTCAAAG gaatcacaatgaagaaaaaagagcTGAAACCTCCAAAACTCTCTAGTGAAAGTGAAACAGAAGATGGGGAACTGAAAGAAGCTGTCAAATTTAGAAAGTCTGTGAAGGGAAAGGGTAAGAGACAATCAGAAGGCAAGAAATGCTCGGAGTCTGACTCAGATTTTCCTTCATCTGAGTCGAATTCAAATGATGAAAAGTACTCTTCTAAAACAACAGAACCCAAAAAAGCACTAACAGTTATCAAAGAAGAAGGTGAAGAAGTACCAGAAAAAATGGCGGATGAAACATCAAAATCGGAAGTATCTCCCGTTGAATCCTCTGAAAACTCAGAAGAATGCGTTTCTAAAGGCGATACCACAGTGAAAGAGGATGAGACAGCTGGAATTGAGGATTTGAAAAAACCCTGTGAAAGTGTAAACTTAACGGAATCTTCAGAGAGCGTTACAGCAATAACAGATACAGCAGTTGTTGATAAGGTTAATGAGGATTCAAGTCCTACAAAGAATGagagtgaaataaaaaatgaaggaaaatcagtgGAATTAGATTCGGAAGAGATAACGCCATTAGAAGTGAATGAAGATACCTCGTCTAAGATCTTAGGACAAGAAACAAAATCGAATGTAAATGAAGCCTCATGTAATGACACATCTAGCATCGACCAGTCTATCAAAGAAGATGATGCttgtgaagaaagaaaaatggaagTGGATGACAAAGCAGTCCTTTCTGAAGTGAAGGCCCAGGAAAATCAATCTCTGAAGGAATCGTCTGATTTAGATACTAATAAGATGGAAATTGATAAGAATGAAGATTCATCAGGTAGCGATTTGTTTGATAAAGATAGACTGGAGTTATCTGACTCTGACAATGAGAGGAGACTCTTGGAATTGAGCAGCTCcggagaagaggaaaaattagattCAAATTTAGGTAATGATGAAAATggtaaaaggaaaaagaaagaaaaaagagtgaaattcactgacgaaaaaattgaaagcaatCTTGTGGAATTGGAAGAGACCGACGATTACCTGTTGTACTTGgaggagattttgaaaacaatCCATAAATCTTTTTACGCTGAGTATGAAGCAACTCAAGTCGCACCTGATCTAAAGTCGATCATTCCAAAAGTTAAGAAGCAGGTTCTTGCAGGGAGTTACCTAGTTTTTAGTGGAATCATTCCAACGCATGTCGAGCTGGAAACAACAAGAGCGTATATGGTGGCAGTTTCATTAGGAGCTGTGGTGACCAAAGAGATCGATGAAAATACAACTCATGTGGTTGCGGTTAGGAATGGCACTGCAAAAGTCAATGCAGCTAGGAGGAAGAGGCACATAAAAATTGTAACTGCTGACTGGCTGTGGCTTTGCGCGGAACGTTgggaaaaagtcgacgaaag GTTATATCCTGTGATGGGTTGTGAAAACCGATCTTCCAGGCATCCACCAGCTCACTGCAGTAGTCCTGAACATTCTCCTAATCGTGAAATTCCTAATCCAAAAGTTCCTCAGTCCAATTTTCCTGTGCCAAATGATCGATTTATGGATTCTATCAACCCTCTCATGTCATTTTCATCAGAGGATATTGCGACCATGGCAGGCGAAGTTGAAGACATATTAGGTAGCTCAGAAAGTGATTCTGAGGAAAAGACTGTAGGACCATCCCAAGTAATTGAAACACTTGCACAAAGTCAAGATTCTTCGAATTCAAGTAGCAGCTCTGGAGACTCTCTAACCG GTGAAAACGTCAGAGGCTGGTGCTCCCGGAAGAGACGGAGGGAAGCAACGGACACTGAAGTAGATGCAGACATAGATGATGAGGAGGAGGAATCATTAAGTACAAAGTTCCGACGAGGTGAAGCTTTACCCAGTGACCTAGATCTTGGTGATGGTGATGATGATGACAGTGTGGGCAGCGATGAACCACCTGATGAAATTAGCGATGGTGATTGGAATATGTTAGGCGCAGCCTTAGAAAAAGAGTTCCTCGAAGGCGACTAG
- the LOC109042454 gene encoding centromere protein L gives MSLCQRRSLRLSRSTINGEENLYPYVPPTSFFIEEDDEEETAGKLSDLIKITWKLYTVSPLYNLSRDEPCLKHYQNYISEELLKLKIKDLHFKVTLESVPELAPTENDEGAFRLQILSKKKRKVSTFYEGIFLSWRSSGKQTSSNQASINLPLLLCSGSVPNIRKVHIILARCFDCVFEKFQLAQYDLKWLTCLAVKYSPSKTNHLDLIYFMHRSSCKTATVTARSDFEALRTIWDCISQEDRITYEDVNKFIAGVHEHFLNTYQIDFNKLSCKSIAASGSVVINNQGKVRVHSVKVMDCLLKYFSTTYHSRRLLR, from the exons ATGTCACTCTGTCAAAGACGTTCTCTAAGACTCAGCCGGTCGACCATCAATGGCGAAGAAAATCTTTACCCTTATGTTCCTCCAACAAGTTTCTTCATCGAAGAAGACGATGAAGAAGAAACTGCTGGAAAATTATCag aCTTAATCAAAATCACCTGGAAACTTTACACTGTATCTCCCTTGTACAATCTTTCCCGTGATGAACCCTGTTTGAAGCATTATCAGAACTATATTTCAGAAGAGCTCcttaaattgaaaatcaaagaTTTACACTTTAAAGTAACACTTGAATCAGTTCCTGAATTAGCACCAACAGAGAATGACGAAGGAGCATTTAGG CTTCAAATCCTATctaagaagaagaggaaggtgTCCACTTTTTATGAAGGCATATTCTTATCTtggaggagctctggcaagCAAACCTCGTCGAATCAAGCATCCATTAACTTGCCCTTGCTACTATGTTCGGGTTCGGTTCCAAACATTCGCAAAGTTCACATTATTTTGGCAAGGTGTTTTGATTGTgtcttcgaaaaatttcaactggcTCAGTATGATCTAAAATGGTTAACATGTTTGGCTGTCAAATACTCTCCTTCAAAGACCAATCACCTGGACTTGATATACTTCATGCATCGTTCTTCCTGCAAAACTGCCACAGTGACGGCCCGATCAGACTTTGAGGCTCTTAGAACCATTTGGGATTG TATTTCTCAAGAAGACAGAATTACATATGAGGATGTCAACAAATTTATCGCAGGTGTTCATGAGCACTTTCTCAACACCTATCAAATAGATTTCAACAAGCTCAGCTGCAAGAGTATAGCAGCGTCTGGAAGTGTGGTGATCAATAATCAAGGCAAG